A single Xiphias gladius isolate SHS-SW01 ecotype Sanya breed wild chromosome 18, ASM1685928v1, whole genome shotgun sequence DNA region contains:
- the fmnl3 gene encoding formin-like protein 3 isoform X4: MGNIESVDGQSEMKHHIMPLKVPMPDPTELEEKFAIVLNSMNLPPDKARLLRQYDNEKKWDLICDQERFQVKNPPHTYIQKLRGYLDPGVTRKKFRRRVQESTKVLRELEISLRTNHIGWVREFLNDENRGLDVLVEYLSFAQCAVIYGTVSNSKTIKNSRLVSQKDDVHVCIMCLRAIMNYQYGFNMVMSHAHAVNEIALSLNNKSSRTKALVLELLAAVCLVRGGHEIILSAFDNFKEVCKEKHRFERLMDYFRSEEGNIDFMVACMQFINIVVHSVEDMNFRVHLQYEFTKLGLDDYLEKCKHTESDKLSVQIQAYLDNVFDVGGLLEDAETKNAALEKVEELEEHLSHVTEKLLEVENETMMKVADLEKLLLQKDKDLCAIRETYESTNTQVTTLRRMIKEKDAAFQRHFNIERRLLELEQQGTIRLHKKPDGDIAIEPLGVGSVGSGGLGIPLGDIGQLSLGSTAGLTEPGGPDTSLPPASQAPPPPPPLPSASGQSAPVPPPPPPLAPPLPEASPSVILSVGLSAIRIKKPIKTKFRLPVFNWTALKPNQINGTVFNEIDDERVLEELDLERFEELFKTRAQGPVVDLACTKSKVAQKAVNKVTLLDANRSKNLAITLRKANKTTEEICKAIEKFDLKALPVDFVECLMRFLPTEAEVKVLRQYERERRPLDQLAEEDRFMLLFSKIERLTQRMNIITFVGNFADNVNMLTPQLNAIIAASGSVKSSPKLKRMLEIILALGNYMNSSKRGCVYGFKLQSLDLLLDTKSTDRKMTLLHYIALIVKEKYSELANFYNELHFVDKAAAVSLENVLLDVRELGKGMDLIRRECSLHDHSVLKGFVQASDAQLDKLQKDAKTAEEAFNNVVNYFGESAKTTPPSVFFPVFVRFIKAYKDAVEENEKRKKQEEAMREKLLAQEAKQHEPKVQAQKKRQQQQELIAELRRRQAKDHRPVYEGKDGTIEDIITVLKSVPFTARTAKRGSRFFCEANLCDDANC, encoded by the exons AAGTTTCGCAGGCGGGTGCAGGAATCAACAAAAGTCTTGAGGGAGCTGGAGATATCACTGAGGACAAACCACATTGG GTGGGTCAGGGAGTTCCTCAATGATGAGAATAGAGGTCTTGACGTCCTGGTGGAGTACCTCTCCTTTGCCCAGTGTGCTGTCAT CTATGGCACAGTCTCAAACAGCAAAACCATCAAAAACTCCCGCCTCGTGAGCCAAAAAGatgatgtgcatgtgtgcatcaTGTGCTTGAGAGCGATCATGAACTACCAG TATGGCTTCAATATGGTCATGTCTCACGCACACGCAGTCAATGAAATTGCTCTCAGCTTGAACAATAAGAGTTCACG GACGAAAGCTTTAGTCCTTGAGCTGCTGGCTGCCGTCTGCCTAGTCCGAGGAGGTCATGAGATCATCCTTTCAGCATTTGACAACTTCAAAGAG GTGTGTAAGGAGAAGCATCGCTTTGAGAGGCTGATGGATTATTTCCGCAGTGAGGAGGGAAACATCGATTTCATG GTTGCTTGCATGCAGTTCATCAATATCGTGGTCCACTCAGTTGAGGACATGAACTTCAGGGTCCATCTGCAGTATGAATTTACCAAGCTGGGACTGGATGACTACCTGGAG AAATGTAAACATACGGAGAGTGACAAGCTGTCGGTGCAGATCCAGGCCTACCTGGATAACGTGTTTGACGTGGGTGGTCTGCTGGAAGATGCAGAGACCAAGAATGCAGCACTGGAGAAGGTGGAGGAACTGGAGGAGCACCTGTCCCAT GTGACGGAGAAGCTGCTGGAGGTTGAGAATGAAACAATGATGAAAGTAGCTGATCTGGAGAAGCTGCTCCTTCAGAAAGATAAGGACCTGTGCGCAATACGG GAGACGTATGAGTCGACCAACACCCAGGTCACCACCCTGAGGAGGATGATCAAGGAGAAGGATGCCGCCTTCCAGAGGCACTTCAACATCGAGAGGAGGCTACTGGAGCTCGAACAGCAAGGCACCATCCGTTTGCACAAGAAGCCTGATGGAGACATTGCAATCGAGCCACTTGGTGTGGGTAGTGTTGGGAGTGGTGGCCTCGGGATCCCTCTGGGTGACATTGGGCAGCTGTCTCTGGGTTCAACAGCAGGATTAACAGAACCAGGAGGACCAGATACCAGTTTACCACCAGCTAGTCAAGCTCCACCGCCTCCCCCACCCCTGCCTTCTGCCTCAG GCCAAAGTGCACCagtgccaccaccaccacctcctctcgCTCCACCACTGCCAGAAGCTTCCCCCTCAGTCATCCTGAGTGTGGGTCTGTCAG CTATCAGAATCAAGAAGCCCATCAAGACTAAGTTCCGCCTGCCTGTGTTTAACTGGACGGCCTTGAAGCCCAATCAGATCAATGGCACAGTCTTCAACGAAATTGATGATGAACGTGTGCTAGAG GAGCTTGATCTGGAGAGGTTTGAGGAGCTCTTCAAGACCAGAGCCCAGGGTCCAGTTGTGGATCTTGCATGCACAAAGAGCAAAGTAGCCCAGAAGGCGGTAAACAAAGTCACCCTCCTGGACGCCAATCGCTCCAAGAACTTAGCCATCACACTGCGAAAGGCTAACAAGACCACAGAAGAGATCTGCAAAGCAATAGAGAA GTTTGACCTCAAGGCCTTACCTGTGGACTTTGTGGAGTGCCTGATGCGTTTCCTGCCCACGGAGGCGGAGGTCAAGGTGCTGCGCCAGTACGAGCGTGAGCGGCGTCCACTGGACCAGCTAGCGGAGGAAGATCGTTTCATGTTGTTATTCAGCAAGATTGAGAGGCTCACACAGAGAATGAACATTATCACCTTTGTCGGTAACTTTGCTGACAATGTCAACATGCTCACACCCCAGCTCAATGCAATCATCGCTGCTTCTGGCTCAGTCAAATCCTCACCAAAGTTGAAGAGAATGCTCGAG ATCATCTTAGCCTTGGGGAACTACATGAATAGCAGCAAGCGGGGCTGTGTTTATGGCTTCAAATTACAAAGTCTTGACCTG CTGCTGGACACTAAGtctacagacagaaaaatgacattgCTCCACTACATAGCTCTCATTGTGAAAGAGAAATACTCTGAACTGGCAAACTTCTATAATGAACTGCACTTTGTGGATAAAGCTGCAGCAG TATCTCTGGAAaatgtgctgctggatgttcgAGAACTGGGTAAAGGCATGGACTTAATCCGGAGAGAGTGCAGTCTCCATGACCATTCTGTCCTGAAAGGCTTTGTCCAGGCCAGTGATGCACAGCTAGACAAGCTGCAGAAAGACGCGAAGACAGCAGAG GAAGCCTTCAACAATGTGGTGAACTACTTCGGAGAGAGTGCCAAGACAACTCCGCCCTCAGTGTTCTTCCCTGTGTTTGTGCGCTTTATCAAGGCCTACAAG GATGCGGTGGAAGAAAACgaaaaaaggaagaagcagGAGGAAGCAATGAGAGAAAAGTTATTGGCTCAGGAGGCTAAACAGCATGAACCTAAG GTCCAGGCCCAAAAgaagaggcagcagcagcaggagctgaTTGCAGAACTGCGCAGGCGGCAAGCCAAAGACCACCGGCCCGTGTACGAGGGCAAGGATGGCACTATTGAGGACATCATCACAG TACTGAAGAGCGTGCCCTTCACAGCCCGCACTGCTAAACGCGGCTCACGGTTCTTCTGTGAAGCCAACCTCTGTGACGACGCCAACTGCTAG